CGCGTGCGGTGGCTGGGTGTCATCGGGCCGCTTTCCTTTGTCATGTCGTCCTTTGTCGTGCTCTGGGCCGGGTGGCATACCGTTTTGTGGCTCCTGTCCGGGCAGATCGTGCTGGGCATGCTGTACCTGGCCTGCCGGGTCATCGCGTCCCCCCGGCGGGCGGGCGCGCTTGTGCTGCCCAATCTGTGGGTCCTGGCCTATTTCTGCGGAATGATCCTGTTTTCCTGCATGGACCAGGACCTGGCGATGGAAACGCTCGCAGCGCCGGGGCGGCTGGTGATGTTCCTTGTCTTTCTGGTGGGTGTCTATTTCTGGGGCGCCCATAGCGGGCTGCGCGCGCCAACACTGTCCGCTGCATCGCGTGAGGGTGTGCTGTCCGCATCTTTCGTTTCCATGAACATATCTTCAGGGGTTCGTTAAATGAAATCACTCAATGCCGTTATTGTTGGCGGGGCCTCCGGGCTTGGGCTGGCGACAGCACGGCTCATGCTGCGTGAGGGCGTGCAGGCGCTCGGGCTGATCGACGCCAATGCGGAGCGTCTGGACGCCGCCGCCGCGTCACTGCGCGAACAGGGTGCGACGGTATGTACGGCGCAGGGGGATGTTTCCCGCGCGGTTACCGCCAGCGCCGCGTTTGATGCCATCGTATCGGAAATGGGCCGGGTGCACACCATGGTCAACTGCGCCGCGATCTATCCGCGCCGCCCGATCCTTGAAATATCGGACGAAGACTGGGATCTGGAAAACGCCATCAACATCAAGGGCACCTATCACATGATGGTGGCGGCGGTTAAGCACATGATGCAGTTTTCCACGGCGGGTACGGTCGCGGGCCGGATCGTGAATGTCGCATCGGTGGATGCGTTCAAGGCCCATCCGCAGAATACCCATTACGCCGCGACCAAGGCCGCGGTCGTCAGCCTGACGAAGTCGTTCGCGCATGAATTCGCCCCCGCCGGCATCCTGATCAATGGCGTGGCTCCCGCCGGTTTTGCGACCGACCGGGCCAGGGAGCTTGGGTTCCTGCCTGAACTTGCAAAAGCCAACCCGCTTGGCCGCGCCGCCGAGCCGGAGGAAATGGCGGAATGGATCATCATGATGGGCGGCCCCAGGAATACGTTCTCCACTGGCGAGACGGTCATTGTCAGCGGGGGTTACATCTATGCCTGACCTGACCGCGCTGGTAACCGGCGCCACAAGCGGGATTGGCCGCGCGATCACGACCGAACTGTCCATGGCGGGCTACGCGGTCGTGGCGGTGGGACGCAATGCGGACCACCTGTCCGAACTGGCAGCGATGAGCGGTGTCACGGCCGTGCAGGCGGATGTGCGCGACATTGATGCCATTCAGGATACCCTGGACGGAAAAGAGGTTGATGTCGTTGTCAGCAACGCGGGCATCCTGACTACGTCGGGTGCGTTTGCCGGCACGGATCCGGACCAGATCGATGCCATGATCGACATCAATCTGAAGGCACCGCTGCGCCTGGCCCACCGGCTGCTGCCCGGCATGATCGCGCGCAGGCGGGGGCACCTGCTGTTCGTGGGGTCCATCGCGGGGCACGCGCCCTTTGGTGGTTCCGCGATCTATGGTGCGTCCAAGGCCGGGCTTGCCAGTTTCTGCGAGGCGCTGCGCTGCGACCTGCTGGGCACCAATGTGCGCGTGACCGAACTTGTGCCCGGACGTGTCGAGACAAGCCTGTACCGTGATACCCACGGCAGCAGGGCGCGGGACGTGCTGTATGATGGCTATCGCGCGGTACAGCCGGAAGACGTGGCCCGGCTGGTCCGCACGGTGATTGAACTGCCCGCGCATGTTGACGTGTCGCGGCTGGATATCCTGCCGACCGATCAGGCCGTGGGTGGTGGACAGATCGTACGTCCACCCAGCATATAGGCCCTTCTTTTTCAGCCTGTCGGGAAATGCGATGTCGATGAGTGAGGTCACTGCGGGACGTGATGGTACGGGCGGCACGGCGGAGATGCGCGTCCGGTATGCGGTGCTCGTACCACTGTTGATGGCCGTATTCCTGTCCGTTCTGGATTATGCGGTTGCGAATATCGCACTGCCCACCATTTCGGGCGTGCTGCACATCACCGCGGCGCAATCCGTATGGGTGGTCAACGCCTACCAGCTGGCCAACGCCATGCTGCTCCTGCCGCTTGCCGCGTGGGCGGACCGCATCGGCAGCGCACGGCTGTGCCAGATCGGTCTTGTCATCATCATGGCCGGTTCGGGCATGTGTGCCGTAGCATCTTCCTTCCCTGTCCTTGTGTTTGCGCGCGTGGTGCAGGGGATAGGGGGGGCGTGCGTCATGTCGGTCAGCGCGGCGCTGGTGCGGGTATGCTATCCCCACAGCCGGCTGGGGGAAGCACTTGCGCTGAATGCGCTGGTCACGGCACTCGGCTTCGCCTGCAGTCCTGCCGTTGCGGCGGGTATCCTGTCCATTGCGTCATGGCGCTGGCTTTTCCTGTTCAACATTCCCTATGGCCTGATCACGCTGGGGCTGACGGTTGTGTCCTTTCCGCGTGTGCCGGTCCGGCATACGGCGTTTGACGCCAGTGCAGCCATTCTCAACATGCTGGCTTTCGGGGGGATACTGGTTGCGGGCGACTGGCTGGCGCATGGCAGCGAACGGGCGCTGGGCTGGGGCATGCTGGTCGTGGGCCTGGTCAGTCTGGCGCTGCTGGCAAAAAGACAGCACGGGCAGGCGGCCCCGCTTTTTCCTGTTGACCTGTTCATGATCGGACCGCTGCGCGTGGCGGCCGCCGTATGCTTCATGGGCTATGTCGCGTCCAACTTCTTCATGATTTCCATCCCGTTTACCCTGACATCCCTTTTTCACAAGACGCAGGTGACGACCGGGCTCATGATCACGCTGTGGCCGCTGGGCATGATGGTGGCGGGCCCGCTGGTCGGCCGGCTGGCGGACCGTGTCCATCCGGGGCTGCTGGCGGCTGTCGGGCTGTTCGTGGTGGGAACGGGTTACATGCTTCTGCGTGTCTGTCCGGCCGATGCCTCCACCGCCAACATCATATGGCGTTTTGGTTTTGCGGGCATGGGGTTTGCGTTTTTTGTCGCGCCCAATAACAAGGCGATCATGCAGGCGGCCCCGCTGGAACGCTCGCGCGGGGCCAGCGCCATCATTTCTCTTGCCCGCATTCTGGGGCAGTCAACGGGGGCGACGCTGGTTGCGTTTGTCATGACGCGGGGTGGAAGCCATGCCAGCCTGCATTGCCTGGAACTGGGGGCGTTTACGGCATGGGGTGCCGCGGGGCTGAGCGCGTCACGTCTGCTGCGGCGCGCCGGGCCCGAAGGTAAAAGGTAGTCCGAGCGTGAAGAACAGGGAAATTTTTTCCGTCGTGCATCCACAGCAGCCACGCGACAGGACGGATGATGGCTTGTCGCCGCCCGTGGCAAGCCTGTCCGAGACCATTGCCAGCCATCTGATGCAGTGCATTACGGATGGTGTCTATGGCGTGGGTGACAAGCTTCCGTCCAATGCCGAACTCTGTGAAGCATTCGGGGTCAGCCGCACGGTGGTGCGCGAGGCGATTGCTGCACTAAAGCTGGGCGGGCGCGTCGTTTCGCGGCAGGGGGCGGGCGTGTTTATCGCGCATGACGGGGAAGGGTCCGCCTTTTCACAGAAACCACCGGTGGAGGATATCCAGGCCTGTCTGGAAATCCTGGAACTGCGCATTGGTGTCGAAGTGCAGGCCGCAGCCCTTGCGGCGCAGCGCAATACGCCTGAAACGCTGTTTCATCTCCATCAGGCGCATGAACACTTCCTCAAGACGCGCCGCGCCAGTTCGCGTGCGGAGGCGGATGCCGATTTCCAGTTCCATCTGGCAATTGCAAGGGGTGCTGGAAACCCGCGCTTCGTCCAGTTTCTTGAAAGCATGGTCGAGGATATCAACCGTGACCTTCATCTCAAATACTGTGCGATATCCCACGACAGGAAGAAATATTTCACGAATACAGCAAGGGAGCATGAAAGCATCATAAATGCCATATCCGCGCAGAATGCGGACAGGGCGCGGCAGACAATGCTGGAACATCTTAATGACGGTCTGGCCCGGTACAGGATACTCCTGAAAAATCATGACCGTTAAGCCCCGCGGTGCAGGGGTGGAAGCGGCCGCCTAAACCTGTGCCAGCCAGCGCGGCAGGGTCTTTGCCGCATGTGCGGTTCTTGCTGCCTGAACACAGGCGGCAAGACTGCCGAAGCGGACATGCCGCCCCACCAGCCCGGGGGCGTAATGGGCGTATTTTCCGGAATTGGTCATAAGTGTGTGCGCCTGCGGTGGCACCAGCGGTTCGCCAATCATGCACCAGCAGGTATCGGTCACCATTGTTGCGCCAAACGCTTCTATGGTCTGGATATATCCTTTTTCGTGGGCTTGGGCATATACATCCCGCCCGGTCGTGACGATCATTGCCGTGCCATCGGCCCTGGTCCCGTCCCGGCACAGGGCGGCCAGCCTGCGTAGTTCGCCAAGCGAGGCATGGGGGTTGCCGATGGAGACAAGCTGGACGGCGGTCTGCGTTGCGCTGTCCAGTTCCATCCATGCGCGGCGCAGGTCGGTGATGCCTGCCGTGCACTGTCGCCGTGCGGCCCTGTGCCCCAGCGCGGCCTGAAGGGTCGGGGCTTCCGGTGTCACGCCCACGGCATGGAACATCGGTGCCGCCGAAGTGGTGGCAAAGGCGGCGCTGAAGGCCTTCAGCGCATCATGGTCGGGTGACAGACAGGCCAGGCCCGTTATGGCGGGAATTTCCGTGCCACTCAGAAGTCCCACCAGATAACCCAGCACGGGAAAGAAGGAATCATCAATATCCGCCGGCACGTCCACATCGATATGAACGCATGCATGGCGTCCCTCCGCCCGATGGCTGCCCACGAATGGCGCGCGCCCGGTCAGGGCCACGCAGATATCAAGATAATCCGGGTATTTGAGCGTCCGCGCGCCCAGCACGCTGTTGGCGAACACCACGGCATTCGATTCCGCCCAGACGATCTGTTCACCCGGACCGGGCGCGCTGTCCAGCAGGTAGGGCGCGCAGGTAAAGCTGCCTTTCGCGCCCATCTGCTCATACGCCTCCGCCAGGGCCACTGCCGGTTCACCAAAGGACGGGGCGATGCCGAATGACCGCCAGCGCCGCTGGTCGACCGAAATGGCGTTGAGGGTTGTCGGCACCCGCACCCGCACCCGCGCACCCCACGCCACCAGCTGCCGTGCAAAACGCAGGCTGGCCGGCCCGGTATAGATGCAGCCATCTATATGCGCCTGCGAGATGTCGATAAGCCGTTCCGCTCCCTGCAATGTCGCCATTGCCAGCACGATTTTCATCGCGCCGGCCGCGGCCGGCCCAAACCTGCCATCCAGCATGTCACGATCATGCGCACTCAGGGCAGGCAGGGCAGACGGCGCATCCGTTGCGTGATGCATCTGGCCGGCGGGCAGGCGGCGCGTGGCGCCCGCAGGGCTGGTGACAAGCAGCGCGCCATCGGCAATGCAGGCGTCGGTCATCTGCCCGAGTGCATGGAATTCCGCAGCCCCGACGCACAGTACGGGGATGGACCTGCCAAACATGAGGCTGGTCACCACAACCCCGAGCACCAGAATCTCGTCGGGTTCGGCCAGAACAAGCCCCGCCGGGGCCTTCCCGTTCAGCAGCAGTTCCAGCATGACGCTGCTGCCCGTGCAGGATCCGCGCCCGTTGGGAATGGCCAGGATCGCATCGGTCACGCACGCACCGCTCAGCGGATGGTGGCGGTCGATCACTTCCCCCGTGGCCGGATTGATGCCACCCCAGAAACTCAGCCCCGTATCGGCATGCAGGAGCGGCCCCCGGGCCGATCCCTCCACAAGGACGCGACAGGTAGCCTGCGGTGCTGCTGTTGTCCTGTCCCGCGATGCTGCCATTGGGTATCCTGCCTGATCAGATATCTGTCCATCCGGAAGGTGCCGTCATGGCAGGGCCGTCTCCCTTTTCATGTCACAGCCGTACCGTTCCATCTTGACATCGTATACCATTAAACAAATGATTGTTTCCAGCCTGACCGGCAGACATGCAGGCGCCGGTCATGGCCCCCGTTTTTTCCGAACCGTGGTGGCGCATGCCCGTGGCGGCCGGTGCCCGGCAGCCTGAAGTGGAGACATGATGAAACCTGAAGCCATAACGCCAGCACCCGATGACGCGGCACAACGCAGGCAGGTCAGGCCGGTCGTCTGTTACCCGACCGAAAGCCTTCCACG
This portion of the Komagataeibacter sp. FNDCF1 genome encodes:
- a CDS encoding SDR family NAD(P)-dependent oxidoreductase; amino-acid sequence: MKSLNAVIVGGASGLGLATARLMLREGVQALGLIDANAERLDAAAASLREQGATVCTAQGDVSRAVTASAAFDAIVSEMGRVHTMVNCAAIYPRRPILEISDEDWDLENAINIKGTYHMMVAAVKHMMQFSTAGTVAGRIVNVASVDAFKAHPQNTHYAATKAAVVSLTKSFAHEFAPAGILINGVAPAGFATDRARELGFLPELAKANPLGRAAEPEEMAEWIIMMGGPRNTFSTGETVIVSGGYIYA
- a CDS encoding SDR family oxidoreductase, with the translated sequence MPDLTALVTGATSGIGRAITTELSMAGYAVVAVGRNADHLSELAAMSGVTAVQADVRDIDAIQDTLDGKEVDVVVSNAGILTTSGAFAGTDPDQIDAMIDINLKAPLRLAHRLLPGMIARRRGHLLFVGSIAGHAPFGGSAIYGASKAGLASFCEALRCDLLGTNVRVTELVPGRVETSLYRDTHGSRARDVLYDGYRAVQPEDVARLVRTVIELPAHVDVSRLDILPTDQAVGGGQIVRPPSI
- a CDS encoding MFS transporter, producing MSEVTAGRDGTGGTAEMRVRYAVLVPLLMAVFLSVLDYAVANIALPTISGVLHITAAQSVWVVNAYQLANAMLLLPLAAWADRIGSARLCQIGLVIIMAGSGMCAVASSFPVLVFARVVQGIGGACVMSVSAALVRVCYPHSRLGEALALNALVTALGFACSPAVAAGILSIASWRWLFLFNIPYGLITLGLTVVSFPRVPVRHTAFDASAAILNMLAFGGILVAGDWLAHGSERALGWGMLVVGLVSLALLAKRQHGQAAPLFPVDLFMIGPLRVAAAVCFMGYVASNFFMISIPFTLTSLFHKTQVTTGLMITLWPLGMMVAGPLVGRLADRVHPGLLAAVGLFVVGTGYMLLRVCPADASTANIIWRFGFAGMGFAFFVAPNNKAIMQAAPLERSRGASAIISLARILGQSTGATLVAFVMTRGGSHASLHCLELGAFTAWGAAGLSASRLLRRAGPEGKR
- a CDS encoding FadR/GntR family transcriptional regulator, whose translation is MKNREIFSVVHPQQPRDRTDDGLSPPVASLSETIASHLMQCITDGVYGVGDKLPSNAELCEAFGVSRTVVREAIAALKLGGRVVSRQGAGVFIAHDGEGSAFSQKPPVEDIQACLEILELRIGVEVQAAALAAQRNTPETLFHLHQAHEHFLKTRRASSRAEADADFQFHLAIARGAGNPRFVQFLESMVEDINRDLHLKYCAISHDRKKYFTNTAREHESIINAISAQNADRARQTMLEHLNDGLARYRILLKNHDR
- a CDS encoding aconitase X — encoded protein: MAASRDRTTAAPQATCRVLVEGSARGPLLHADTGLSFWGGINPATGEVIDRHHPLSGACVTDAILAIPNGRGSCTGSSVMLELLLNGKAPAGLVLAEPDEILVLGVVVTSLMFGRSIPVLCVGAAEFHALGQMTDACIADGALLVTSPAGATRRLPAGQMHHATDAPSALPALSAHDRDMLDGRFGPAAAGAMKIVLAMATLQGAERLIDISQAHIDGCIYTGPASLRFARQLVAWGARVRVRVPTTLNAISVDQRRWRSFGIAPSFGEPAVALAEAYEQMGAKGSFTCAPYLLDSAPGPGEQIVWAESNAVVFANSVLGARTLKYPDYLDICVALTGRAPFVGSHRAEGRHACVHIDVDVPADIDDSFFPVLGYLVGLLSGTEIPAITGLACLSPDHDALKAFSAAFATTSAAPMFHAVGVTPEAPTLQAALGHRAARRQCTAGITDLRRAWMELDSATQTAVQLVSIGNPHASLGELRRLAALCRDGTRADGTAMIVTTGRDVYAQAHEKGYIQTIEAFGATMVTDTCWCMIGEPLVPPQAHTLMTNSGKYAHYAPGLVGRHVRFGSLAACVQAARTAHAAKTLPRWLAQV